DNA from Krasilnikovia cinnamomea:
CAGGTGGCGTCGAACCAGCGCTGCTGGATCCGGGGGACGAGCGGGCCGTTCGGCGCCGTCGAGAACGGCTTCTTGTACGCACCCCGGCGGGCACCGATGGCCACCTCGGCGAGCACCAGCTCGGGCGTGGCGCCGACGGTGTTCGCCTCCAGCCAGGCGTCCAGCGCGGCGGTGAGCTGCGCAACGGTCGCGCTGTCCGGCAGGTTCACCGGCGGGTACGCGTCGACCGACTTCACCACACCGCTGATCGGCATCGAACCAGGCAGCCGGTCGTGGTTGGCCGAGTAGCCGAGCTCCCCTCGGAAGACCTGGGCGGCGGCCTTGGTCACCCGGCTCCATCGCCGGTCGCGTTCCATCGAGTTCAGCTCCGTGGCCACGATGATGCTGGCCGCGCCGAAGGTCTGTGCCGGCTTGGCGTACTTCGAGATCATGGCCGCATAGCTGGCGAACCACTCGTCCCGGTCGGCCGGGGCGATGGTGCCACGCCACGCCTTGGGATCCTTGGCGGTGAGGTTCTTCTCGCTGAGGATCGGACGCAGGGCGGCTCGCAGCCTGCGCGCGCGGGCCTCCTCGAGGACAATGCCGATCTGGCCGGCCGTCGGGGTCATCGGACCGTCGTCGTTGATCCTGCTGCTGGTGATGCCGGACATCGTGAACGGGTATGACAAGGACACCGAGTTCGCGCCCGTGGAGACCACCCAGTCGAGAATCCTGCGCGCCTTCGCCCGCACCGTCTGGTCACTGTCCTTGGTGTTCCGCTCCCAGTAGACGGCGATGCCGTACTGGCGCATGCCTGCCCGCCAGGGCCGCGCCACCGGCTTCGGCGGCGGCTCCTGAGTGCCGCCGGACGCCGTAGGCGCCCCCGGCCGGCTGGGATCGTATGCATGGATCCGCGACAGCGGATCGTCCTCGCCACTGCAGGCGCTCAGCATCGTGCCGAGCATGACCACCGAGACGAGGCGGGCCAGTCCGCGCGACCTCATGCCGGCTTCGCGATCACGACGAAGGTGTTCTCGGTACGGCGCAGGTAGCGGTACAGGCCACGCAGGCCGCCAATGCCTTCCATGAGGGCGAAGACCGGGATCAGTGCGATCACCACGAGGCCCTCCCACCAGGTGCGCCGGCCACGCTGGGACACGGCGACGTTCATCCGCAGCCCCTCCCAGTAGAGCCAGACGGCATAGGCCATGTTCAGCGCCCAGATCGGCAGGACCGCCAGGGTGATCGGCACGGTGTCGACGGATCCCAGCGCGGCGCCCAGCAGCAGCACGAAGCCGATGTGCCCGAACGGGCCGATCATCCACGACAGCACCGAGTACCCGATGAACAGCCGGTCGCGCAGCGGAACATTCGCGTTGAACGCCAGCCCGACCAGGCCCCACGCCCAGCGTTCCCGCTGCTTGAGGAAGTCGCGCACGCTGGCCGGCGACGCGCCGTAGCAGCGGCCGGGGAACCATGCGCTGCGGCCCGGGTGCAGCCGGCTGAAGATGAGGGCAAACTGCGCGTCCTCCACGATGGCGTCCGG
Protein-coding regions in this window:
- a CDS encoding glycoside hydrolase family 113; this translates as MRSRGLARLVSVVMLGTMLSACSGEDDPLSRIHAYDPSRPGAPTASGGTQEPPPKPVARPWRAGMRQYGIAVYWERNTKDSDQTVRAKARRILDWVVSTGANSVSLSYPFTMSGITSSRINDDGPMTPTAGQIGIVLEEARARRLRAALRPILSEKNLTAKDPKAWRGTIAPADRDEWFASYAAMISKYAKPAQTFGAASIIVATELNSMERDRRWSRVTKAAAQVFRGELGYSANHDRLPGSMPISGVVKSVDAYPPVNLPDSATVAQLTAALDAWLEANTVGATPELVLAEVAIGARRGAYKKPFSTAPNGPLVPRIQQRWFDATCELMRRRDLGGIYYWMINFDADPRTVKPTAAAPMDFVGGESVGNVRACFARPAERKSGT